The following proteins are co-located in the Bos indicus isolate NIAB-ARS_2022 breed Sahiwal x Tharparkar chromosome 8, NIAB-ARS_B.indTharparkar_mat_pri_1.0, whole genome shotgun sequence genome:
- the OGN gene encoding mimecan, with protein sequence MKTLQSTLLLFLFVPLIKPAPPSQQDSRIIYDYGTDNLEETFFSQDYEDKYLDGKSTKEKETMIIVPDEKSFQLQKDENITPLPPKKENDEMPTCLLCVCLSGSVYCEEVDIDAVPPLPKESAYLYARFNKIKKLTAKDFADIPNLRRLDFTGNLIEDIEDGTFSKLSLLEELTLAENQLLKLPVLPPKLTLFNAKYNKIKSRGIKANTFKKLHNLSFLYLDHNALESVPLNLPESLRVIHLQFNNITSITDDTFCKANDTSYIRDRIEEIRLEGNPVILGKHPNSFICLKRLPIGSYI encoded by the exons atgaAGACTCTGCAATCTACACTTCTCCTGTTCCTGTTTGTGCCTCTGATAAAGCCAGCACCACCATCTCAGCAGGATTCACGCATTATCTATGATTATGGAACAGATAATCTTGAAGAAACCTTTTTTAGCCAAGATTATGAGGATAAATACCTGGATGGAAAAAGTACTAAG GAAAAAGAAACTATGATAATAGTACCCGATGAGAAAAGTTTTCAATTACAAAAAGATGAGAATATAACGCCATTACCccccaagaaagaaaatgatg AAATGCCCACATGCCTGCTATGTGTTTGTTTAAGTGGCTCTGTATACTGTGAAGAAGTTGACATTGATGCTGTACCACCTTTGCCAAAGGAATCAGCCTATCTTTATGCACgattcaacaaaattaaaaagctgaCCGCCAAAGATTTTGCAGACATAC CTAACTTAAGACGACTTGATTTTACGGGAAATTTGATTGAAGACATAGAAGACGGTACTTTTTCAAAACTTTCTCTGTTAGAAGAACTTACACTAGCTGAAAATCAACTACTGAAGCTTCCAGTTCTCCCTCCCAAGCTTACTTTATTTAATGCAAAATATAACAAAATCAAGAGTAGAGGAATCAAAGCAAATACATTCAAA AAACTGCATAACCTCTCCTTCCTCTACTTGGATCACAATGCTTTGGAATCTGTGCCTCTTAATTTACCAGAAAGTCTGCGTGTAATTCATCTTCAG tttaacAACATAACTTCAATTACAGATGATACATTCTGCAAGGCTAATGACACCAGTTATATTCGGGACCGCATTGAAGAGATACGCTTGGAGGGCAACCCCGTCATCCTGGGAAAACATCCCAACAGTTTTATCTGCTTAAAAAGATTGCCTATAGGGTCATACATTTAA